In a genomic window of Amycolatopsis japonica:
- a CDS encoding MFS transporter — translation MDSKATFRQILAVGELRAIWFAELQSILGDQVARVALSVLVFQRTGSATWPALTYALTYLPDLIGGPLLGGLADRYPRRAVMVCSDVVRALLVAVLAVPGIPLPVLAAVLVVVQLANAPFTAAQAAVLPSVLSGDRYVLGQSLLKITNQIGQLAGFALGGAVIAAIGPGRGLALDAVTFAVSAIVLRLGVRARSATGAAGPATSTLRRLSAGAGTIWRDRRLRALVGLAWLAGFVIVPEGLAVPYAAEIGGGAVTAGLLLAAHPAGIVLGVFVLGRLVRPEIRLRLVGALALGAIVPLAAFWFRPSLPYAAGLLVLSGMCAAYQVTASTTFMRLVPDTERGQAFGLAGSGLIAVQGIGLIAGGLLVGVLGSPATTVSVIALAGLVVAVPATRAWRHVAPPHPL, via the coding sequence GTGGACTCCAAGGCGACCTTCCGGCAGATCCTCGCGGTCGGTGAACTGCGCGCCATCTGGTTCGCGGAACTCCAGTCCATCCTCGGTGACCAGGTGGCCAGGGTCGCCCTGTCGGTGCTGGTGTTCCAGCGCACCGGCTCGGCGACGTGGCCCGCGCTGACGTACGCGCTCACTTATCTCCCCGATCTGATCGGGGGGCCGTTGCTCGGCGGTCTGGCCGACCGGTACCCGCGCCGCGCGGTGATGGTCTGCTCCGACGTCGTCCGGGCGCTCCTGGTCGCGGTGCTCGCCGTCCCCGGTATCCCGTTGCCCGTGCTCGCCGCCGTCCTGGTGGTGGTGCAGCTGGCCAATGCGCCGTTCACGGCCGCGCAGGCCGCGGTCCTCCCGTCGGTGCTCAGCGGGGACCGGTACGTGCTCGGCCAGTCCCTGCTGAAGATCACCAACCAGATCGGTCAGCTGGCCGGATTCGCGCTGGGCGGCGCGGTGATCGCCGCGATCGGGCCGGGCCGCGGGCTGGCGCTGGACGCGGTGACGTTCGCCGTCTCCGCCATCGTCCTGCGGCTGGGCGTGCGGGCGCGGTCCGCGACGGGCGCGGCAGGCCCCGCGACGTCGACCCTGCGGCGGCTTTCGGCGGGCGCCGGGACGATCTGGCGTGACCGCCGGTTGCGCGCGCTGGTCGGCCTGGCGTGGCTGGCGGGTTTCGTGATCGTGCCGGAAGGGCTCGCCGTGCCGTACGCCGCGGAGATCGGCGGCGGGGCGGTGACCGCGGGGCTGCTGCTCGCGGCGCATCCCGCGGGGATCGTGCTCGGGGTGTTCGTGCTGGGCCGCCTCGTGCGGCCCGAGATCCGGTTGCGCCTGGTCGGCGCGCTGGCGCTCGGCGCGATCGTGCCGCTCGCGGCGTTCTGGTTCCGGCCGTCGCTCCCCTACGCCGCCGGACTGCTCGTGCTGTCCGGGATGTGCGCGGCCTACCAGGTCACCGCGAGCACCACGTTCATGCGGCTGGTACCCGACACCGAACGAGGCCAGGCCTTCGGCCTCGCCGGGTCGGGACTCATCGCCGTGCAGGGAATCGGGCTGATCGCCGGCGGCCTGCTCGTCGGCGTGCTCGGTTCACCGGCGACGACGGTCTCGGTCATCGCACTCGCCGGTCTCGTAGTGGCTGTTCCGGCCACCCGGGCTTGGCGCCACGTGGCCCCACCGCACCCCCTTTAG
- a CDS encoding RidA family protein encodes MTIERHHPPGLHPTPTYHHVTIVEGRRDVHLAGQCPLAEDGKVVEGDVLAQVDQVVANTAAALAFAKATPADVVRTVIYVVTPDADVLSAVWDRFVESAIGEAFTTASTLLGVAQLGYPGQLVELDVTAATA; translated from the coding sequence GTGACCATTGAACGCCACCATCCGCCCGGTCTGCACCCCACTCCCACCTACCACCACGTGACCATCGTCGAAGGCCGGAGGGACGTCCACCTCGCCGGCCAATGCCCGCTCGCCGAAGACGGCAAGGTCGTCGAAGGCGACGTGCTCGCCCAGGTCGACCAGGTCGTCGCGAACACCGCCGCCGCGCTCGCCTTCGCCAAGGCGACCCCGGCGGACGTCGTGCGCACGGTGATCTACGTGGTGACGCCGGACGCGGACGTCCTCTCGGCCGTGTGGGACCGGTTCGTCGAGTCGGCGATCGGGGAGGCCTTCACCACCGCGAGCACCCTGCTCGGCGTCGCGCAGCTCGGCTATCCCGGGCAACTCGTCGAACTCGACGTCACCGCCGCCACCGCCTGA
- the mtnA gene encoding S-methyl-5-thioribose-1-phosphate isomerase: MRRTIDWTGDAVTIIDQTVLPAEYRVLELRTVGELVAAIQRLAVRGAPALGAAGALGVVLATRAQGDVEAEARRVAQARPTAVNLSWGVSRALAKLSEGPEAVLAEALAILDEDERINHEASRLAADVVIEHCGRRPLRLLSHCNAGHLATVAWGSALGVVWHLQARGLVESVLVDETRPLLQGARLTAWELAEAGVPYRIQPDGAAAAAMSRGLVDCVLVGADRIAANGDVANKIGTYGLAIAAKHHGIPFVVVAPSSTVDTAMPDGAGIVIEERDPGEILAFGGTKVAPEGAEVFNPAFDVTPHGLVTAVVTEHGILNP; this comes from the coding sequence ATGCGCAGGACGATCGACTGGACCGGTGACGCGGTCACGATCATCGACCAGACCGTTCTACCCGCCGAGTACCGCGTGCTCGAATTGCGCACGGTCGGCGAACTCGTCGCCGCCATCCAGCGGCTCGCGGTGCGCGGAGCGCCGGCGCTCGGCGCGGCGGGGGCGCTCGGCGTCGTGCTCGCCACCCGCGCGCAGGGCGACGTCGAGGCCGAGGCGCGCCGTGTCGCGCAGGCGCGGCCGACGGCGGTCAACCTGAGCTGGGGCGTTTCCCGTGCCCTCGCGAAGCTTTCGGAGGGGCCGGAAGCCGTTCTCGCCGAAGCCCTGGCGATCCTCGACGAGGACGAGCGCATCAACCACGAGGCCTCCCGGCTGGCGGCCGACGTGGTGATCGAGCATTGCGGGCGGCGGCCGTTGCGGCTGCTGAGCCACTGCAACGCCGGCCACCTCGCGACGGTCGCCTGGGGCAGCGCGCTCGGCGTCGTCTGGCATCTGCAGGCCCGCGGCCTGGTCGAGTCCGTGCTCGTCGACGAGACCCGGCCGCTGCTGCAGGGTGCCCGCCTGACCGCTTGGGAACTGGCCGAAGCCGGTGTCCCGTACCGGATCCAGCCCGACGGCGCGGCCGCCGCGGCGATGAGCCGGGGCCTGGTCGACTGCGTCCTCGTCGGCGCCGACCGGATCGCCGCCAACGGCGACGTCGCCAACAAGATCGGTACCTACGGCCTGGCGATCGCGGCGAAGCACCACGGAATCCCGTTCGTCGTCGTCGCCCCATCGTCCACTGTGGACACCGCGATGCCGGACGGCGCCGGGATCGTGATCGAGGAACGCGATCCCGGCGAGATCCTGGCCTTCGGCGGCACGAAGGTCGCGCCCGAAGGCGCGGAGGTGTTCAACCCCGCTTTCGACGTGACGCCGCACGGGCTGGTCACCGCGGTGGTGACCGAGCACGGAATCCTGAACCCCTAG
- a CDS encoding TrpB-like pyridoxal phosphate-dependent enzyme, producing MAERTKYILDEADMPTRWYNVVPDLPEPPPPPLHPGTREPVGPDDLAPLFPQALIAQEVSTERYIDIPEEVLDVYRLWRPSPLFRARRLEKALGTPARIYYKYEGVSPVGSHKPNTAVPQAFYNAAEGVTRLTTETGAGQWGSALAFASATFGLECEVWQVRASYDQKPYRKLMMETFGATVHPSPSELTESGRAILAADPDSTGSLGIAISEAVEQAAQAENTRYALGSVLNHVLLHQTIIGEEALKQFELAGDTPDVLVGCTGGGSNFGGLAFPFLREKLAGRMDPVIRAVEPAACPTLTRGKYAYDFGDTAGLTPLLKMHTLGHDFIPDPIHAGGLRYHGMSPLISHIYELGLIDAIAIGQEDCFAAGVRFARTEGIIPAPEPTHALAACIQEALRCKETGEEKVILTALCGHAHLDLPAYGAYLAGDISDHALPDEALEKSLAGLP from the coding sequence ATGGCGGAGCGGACCAAATACATCCTCGACGAAGCGGACATGCCGACCAGGTGGTACAACGTCGTCCCGGATCTGCCGGAGCCGCCGCCACCGCCCTTGCATCCCGGCACCCGCGAGCCGGTCGGCCCGGACGATCTCGCGCCGCTGTTCCCGCAGGCGCTCATCGCCCAGGAGGTCAGCACCGAGCGGTACATCGACATCCCGGAAGAGGTCCTCGACGTCTACCGGCTCTGGCGTCCGTCACCGCTGTTCCGGGCGCGGCGGCTGGAGAAGGCGCTCGGCACCCCCGCCCGCATCTACTACAAGTACGAGGGCGTCAGCCCGGTCGGCTCGCACAAGCCCAACACCGCCGTGCCGCAGGCGTTCTACAACGCGGCGGAGGGCGTCACCAGGCTGACCACCGAGACCGGCGCCGGGCAGTGGGGCAGCGCGCTCGCGTTCGCCTCCGCCACCTTCGGGCTCGAGTGCGAGGTGTGGCAGGTCCGCGCTTCCTACGACCAGAAGCCGTATCGCAAGCTGATGATGGAGACCTTCGGCGCGACAGTGCACCCGAGCCCGTCCGAGCTGACCGAATCCGGCCGCGCGATCCTGGCCGCCGACCCGGACTCGACCGGGAGCCTCGGCATCGCGATCAGCGAGGCCGTCGAGCAGGCGGCGCAGGCGGAGAACACCCGCTACGCGCTCGGCAGCGTGCTCAACCATGTGCTGCTGCACCAGACGATCATCGGCGAAGAGGCGCTCAAGCAGTTCGAGCTGGCCGGGGACACCCCGGACGTCCTCGTCGGCTGCACCGGCGGCGGATCCAACTTCGGCGGGCTCGCCTTCCCGTTCCTGCGCGAGAAACTCGCGGGCCGGATGGACCCGGTGATCCGCGCGGTCGAACCGGCCGCCTGCCCGACGCTCACCCGCGGGAAGTACGCATACGACTTCGGGGACACCGCGGGGCTGACGCCGTTGCTGAAGATGCACACGCTCGGTCACGACTTCATCCCCGACCCCATCCACGCCGGTGGTCTGCGCTATCACGGGATGTCCCCGCTGATCTCGCATATCTACGAACTCGGGCTGATCGACGCGATCGCCATCGGGCAGGAGGACTGCTTCGCCGCGGGCGTGCGGTTCGCGCGCACGGAGGGCATCATCCCCGCGCCCGAGCCGACGCACGCGCTCGCCGCGTGTATCCAGGAAGCTTTGCGGTGCAAGGAAACCGGGGAGGAGAAGGTGATACTGACCGCGCTGTGCGGGCACGCGCACCTCGACCTCCCGGCGTACGGCGCGTACCTGGCGGGAGACATCTCCGATCACGCGCTGCCCGACGAGGCCCTCGAGAAGTCCCTCGCCGGCCTCCCCTGA
- a CDS encoding GNAT family N-acetyltransferase gives MTLRTLTTDDLPALSDMLARAFLADPSEGFQYREGLVFEPERSHGVFEGDELIGMGEILTRKITVPGAGPTPFAAITSVGVAPGHRRRGALTRVMRAQLHGLHDEGREPIAALWASEAVIYPRFGYGLAAQFYRAKIRAKSAFRPGVELETERVREIGREQAIPLIKAIYEKEAPQRVGALDRPGATWEFNLDDPERRRNGATALRFAVLPDGYVIYRVKNDWNEEGPRGILSVQELVATTPEAYATLYRFLLDYDLVVTVEVLAALDEPLVHLLANPRAMTRSGGDSLWLRIVDVDRALVTRRYNGPVDLVFGVRDAFCPWNAGNWRLVTDADGHAEVTRVEDAPDLELDVTDLGAIFLGGTRPSTLAAAGRIKERTAGAVSRATAAFATDREPSCLESF, from the coding sequence TTGACCCTCCGCACCCTGACCACCGACGACCTGCCCGCACTTTCGGACATGCTGGCGCGTGCTTTTCTCGCCGATCCTTCGGAAGGGTTCCAATACCGCGAAGGGCTGGTGTTCGAACCCGAGCGTTCACACGGCGTCTTCGAAGGCGACGAGCTGATCGGGATGGGGGAGATCCTCACCCGGAAGATCACCGTTCCCGGTGCGGGGCCGACGCCGTTCGCGGCGATCACGTCGGTCGGCGTCGCGCCGGGGCATCGGCGGCGGGGCGCGCTCACCCGGGTCATGCGGGCGCAGCTGCACGGCCTGCACGACGAGGGCCGCGAACCGATCGCCGCGTTGTGGGCGTCCGAGGCCGTCATCTACCCCCGCTTCGGCTACGGGCTCGCGGCGCAGTTCTACCGCGCGAAGATCCGCGCGAAATCCGCGTTCCGGCCCGGTGTCGAACTCGAAACCGAGCGGGTGCGCGAAATCGGCCGCGAGCAGGCGATCCCGCTGATCAAGGCGATCTACGAAAAGGAAGCGCCCCAACGGGTCGGCGCGCTGGACCGGCCAGGGGCGACGTGGGAGTTCAACCTCGACGACCCGGAACGGCGGAGGAACGGCGCGACCGCGCTGAGGTTCGCCGTCCTGCCCGACGGCTACGTGATCTACCGGGTGAAGAACGACTGGAACGAAGAGGGCCCGCGAGGGATCCTGAGCGTGCAGGAACTGGTCGCGACCACGCCGGAGGCGTACGCGACGCTGTACCGCTTCCTGCTCGACTACGACCTCGTCGTCACGGTGGAGGTGTTGGCCGCTCTCGACGAACCGCTCGTTCATCTGCTCGCCAACCCGCGTGCCATGACCCGGTCCGGCGGCGATTCCCTGTGGCTGCGCATCGTCGACGTCGATCGAGCCCTCGTCACCCGGCGCTACAACGGCCCGGTGGACCTGGTGTTCGGTGTACGCGACGCCTTCTGCCCGTGGAACGCCGGGAACTGGCGGCTCGTCACCGACGCCGACGGCCACGCGGAAGTGACGCGCGTGGAGGACGCGCCGGATCTCGAACTGGACGTCACCGACCTCGGCGCCATCTTCCTCGGCGGGACCAGGCCGAGCACCTTGGCCGCCGCGGGCCGGATCAAGGAGCGGACCGCCGGCGCGGTTTCGCGGGCGACGGCGGCGTTCGCCACCGATCGCGAGCCGTCCTGCCTGGAATCCTTCTAG
- a CDS encoding dienelactone hydrolase family protein, producing the protein MTKVTVADGSFDAPLWLPESGSGPGLVLIQEIFGLDDYLKSVAADLAALGYVVAVPELFWRISPGWSATHDEAGVSASMAVAGRLDPASAVTDVLATLATLRALPETGGRAGVFGFCLGGSMAYAAAAEGDPDVAVSYYGSRVPEQLPLLDKITCPIQFQFGGADPYIPAEGVSRLADAVASHDGAEIHIHEGAGHAFHNHVAPMFHQPEPAAAAWALTLEFLGRTYPA; encoded by the coding sequence ATGACCAAGGTGACCGTCGCCGACGGCTCGTTCGACGCCCCGCTCTGGCTGCCCGAATCCGGCTCCGGCCCGGGGCTGGTGCTGATCCAGGAGATCTTCGGTCTCGACGACTACCTCAAGTCGGTCGCCGCCGACCTGGCCGCCCTCGGCTACGTCGTCGCGGTGCCCGAACTGTTCTGGCGGATCTCCCCCGGCTGGTCGGCCACGCACGACGAAGCCGGTGTCTCGGCGTCGATGGCCGTCGCCGGCCGGCTGGACCCGGCGAGCGCCGTCACCGACGTGCTCGCGACCCTCGCGACACTGCGCGCACTGCCCGAAACCGGCGGCCGCGCGGGCGTCTTCGGCTTCTGCCTCGGCGGCTCGATGGCCTACGCGGCCGCCGCCGAAGGCGACCCGGACGTCGCGGTCTCGTACTACGGCTCCCGCGTTCCCGAGCAACTTCCGTTGCTGGACAAGATCACTTGCCCGATCCAGTTCCAGTTCGGCGGCGCGGATCCCTACATTCCCGCCGAGGGGGTGAGTCGCCTCGCCGACGCCGTCGCCTCCCACGACGGGGCGGAGATCCACATCCACGAGGGCGCGGGGCACGCGTTCCACAACCACGTGGCGCCGATGTTCCATCAGCCGGAGCCCGCCGCGGCGGCCTGGGCGCTGACGTTGGAGTTCCTGGGGCGGACCTACCCGGCGTGA
- a CDS encoding arginase family protein translates to MGNLVLLDAPSNLGLRPPAEGVVPGCYKAPGALRDHGLLTRLGATDGGVVTPPRYLPAWSPDGGVRNAAGIAAYTESLAARLAKIRADGGFPVVLGGDCSIALAAMLTLRREGRYGIVYFDGHDDFRHLGNSDYVANVGGEALAVVTGRGQPELADVDGLKPYVRDEDVLVLGVRAEESAEARDAGLRIVTSQEIMASGTDGALAAAREIFAPLDGFWIHIDIDTLDPEFVSAVDSPDPGGLSPDKLVELLRGLLAIPGAAGLELTIFDPDLDPDGTQAALVTDCLVRALEGPR, encoded by the coding sequence ATGGGGAATCTCGTACTGCTCGACGCACCGTCCAATCTCGGGCTGCGCCCGCCCGCCGAAGGCGTGGTCCCCGGCTGTTACAAGGCACCGGGCGCGCTGCGTGACCACGGCCTGCTCACCCGGTTGGGGGCGACCGACGGCGGCGTCGTCACTCCGCCGCGCTATCTGCCCGCCTGGTCCCCCGATGGCGGCGTGCGGAACGCGGCCGGCATCGCGGCCTACACCGAGTCCCTCGCCGCACGTCTCGCGAAGATCCGCGCGGACGGCGGCTTCCCGGTGGTGCTCGGCGGCGACTGCTCGATCGCGCTCGCCGCGATGCTGACGCTGCGTCGCGAAGGCCGCTACGGCATCGTCTACTTCGACGGACACGACGACTTCCGGCATCTCGGCAATTCCGACTACGTCGCCAACGTGGGTGGCGAGGCTCTCGCCGTCGTCACCGGCCGCGGCCAACCCGAACTGGCCGATGTGGACGGTCTGAAGCCCTACGTCCGCGACGAAGACGTCCTCGTCCTCGGCGTGCGCGCGGAGGAGTCCGCCGAGGCACGGGACGCCGGGCTGCGGATCGTGACCAGCCAGGAGATCATGGCCTCCGGCACCGACGGCGCGCTCGCCGCCGCCCGGGAGATCTTCGCGCCGCTGGACGGTTTCTGGATCCACATCGACATCGACACCCTCGACCCGGAATTCGTGTCCGCCGTGGACAGTCCCGATCCCGGAGGGCTCAGCCCGGACAAGCTCGTCGAGCTGCTCCGGGGCCTGCTCGCGATCCCCGGCGCCGCAGGGCTGGAACTGACCATCTTCGATCCCGACCTCGACCCCGACGGCACGCAGGCCGCCCTCGTGACGGACTGCCTCGTGCGCGCACTGGAAGGACCCCGATGA
- a CDS encoding GGDEF domain-containing protein, protein MALTNWALWRLPNRGLIGFVLLVDVAAIAGSAWSFLRVPFTEGDALPFAILILSSVLYTELSRPVERVRERFAGTPHISLDSVWTFAAVLLVHPALAALVIAVSFFYRWLRGQPNPLFRRVFSTSATVLSGFAAAAYLSRYAVPFDVLPRDASSFGSVVAAGGVFLLVNTVLMTVAVYYGTPHERLRDALAKPFEYALEAATIALGVIVAWALRDWPVVLLLVVGITLVLHRGVLLRQLKRQARSDAKTGLLNAKAWREAAADELDRARRAGRHTSLLMVDVDRFKLINDRHGHLVGDRYLAAIAETLRTEVRGTDLVGRFGGEEFVVLLPGTPAVHAHAIAERIRSSVASRAGDLPEHVTVSIGLADRPGVADLDTVIAVADRALYEAKNTGRNRTSGYQVTG, encoded by the coding sequence GTGGCGCTAACGAATTGGGCGCTGTGGCGGCTACCCAACCGTGGTTTGATCGGCTTCGTCCTCCTGGTGGACGTCGCGGCGATCGCCGGATCCGCCTGGTCTTTTCTCCGCGTCCCCTTCACCGAGGGCGACGCGCTCCCCTTCGCGATCCTGATCCTCAGCTCCGTGCTCTACACGGAATTGTCGCGTCCGGTGGAGCGAGTGCGGGAGAGGTTCGCCGGCACGCCGCATATCTCGCTCGACAGCGTGTGGACCTTCGCCGCCGTGCTGCTGGTGCATCCGGCGCTCGCCGCGCTGGTCATCGCCGTGTCGTTCTTCTACCGCTGGCTCCGCGGGCAGCCGAACCCGTTGTTCCGCCGGGTGTTCTCCACCTCGGCGACCGTGCTCTCGGGGTTCGCGGCGGCCGCCTACCTGTCCCGGTACGCGGTGCCGTTCGACGTGCTCCCCCGCGATGCGTCGTCGTTCGGTTCGGTTGTCGCGGCGGGCGGGGTGTTCCTGCTGGTCAACACCGTGCTGATGACGGTCGCGGTGTACTACGGCACGCCGCACGAACGCCTCCGGGACGCGCTGGCGAAGCCGTTCGAGTACGCGCTCGAAGCGGCGACGATCGCGCTCGGCGTCATCGTCGCGTGGGCGCTGCGGGACTGGCCGGTGGTGCTGCTGCTGGTCGTCGGGATCACGCTGGTGCTGCATCGCGGTGTCCTGCTGCGGCAGCTGAAACGGCAGGCGCGCAGCGACGCCAAGACCGGGCTGCTCAACGCGAAGGCGTGGCGTGAGGCCGCGGCCGACGAACTCGACCGCGCGCGGCGCGCGGGACGGCACACCAGCCTGCTGATGGTCGACGTCGACCGGTTCAAACTGATCAACGACCGGCACGGGCATCTGGTCGGCGACCGGTATCTGGCGGCGATCGCGGAAACGCTGCGTACCGAGGTGCGCGGCACGGATCTGGTCGGGCGCTTCGGCGGCGAGGAGTTCGTCGTCCTGCTGCCCGGCACGCCCGCCGTGCACGCCCACGCGATCGCGGAACGGATCCGGTCGAGCGTGGCTTCGCGCGCCGGCGACCTGCCCGAGCACGTCACCGTGTCGATCGGGCTCGCCGACCGGCCGGGCGTCGCCGATCTGGACACGGTGATCGCCGTCGCGGACCGGGCGCTCTACGAGGCCAAGAACACCGGGCGGAACCGGACTTCGGGCTACCAGGTGACCGGCTGA
- a CDS encoding PIG-L family deacetylase translates to MATLVSFHAHPDDECIVAGGVMRKAFEEGHRVVLVVATRGEVGEVPDGFLDDGEELWQRRVQETHASAEVLGAKRVEFLGYTDSGMMGEPRNDVPGTFWQADVEEAAQRLAAILREEQADVLTVYDDNGGYGHPDHIQVHRVGMRAAELAGTPRVYEATSNSDEMRRGMEEAVRTGQMKAEDLPDFEDGSEFGKPEAILTARVDVTAYLPAKRAAMRAHASQISEDSFFLAMPDEAFAQAFGVEWFIRAGQGPGITETDLMAGL, encoded by the coding sequence ATGGCCACATTGGTGAGTTTTCACGCCCACCCCGACGACGAGTGCATCGTCGCGGGAGGCGTCATGCGCAAGGCCTTCGAGGAAGGTCACCGTGTCGTGCTCGTCGTCGCGACCAGGGGGGAGGTCGGCGAGGTGCCGGACGGGTTCCTCGACGACGGAGAGGAGTTGTGGCAGCGCCGCGTGCAGGAGACGCACGCATCCGCCGAGGTCCTGGGGGCCAAGCGTGTGGAGTTCCTGGGGTACACCGATTCCGGCATGATGGGCGAGCCGCGCAACGACGTGCCCGGCACGTTCTGGCAGGCCGACGTCGAGGAGGCCGCGCAGCGGCTGGCCGCGATCCTGCGCGAGGAGCAGGCCGACGTCCTGACCGTCTACGACGACAACGGCGGCTACGGGCATCCGGACCACATCCAGGTGCACCGCGTCGGGATGCGCGCGGCCGAGCTGGCGGGCACGCCGCGGGTCTACGAGGCGACGAGCAACAGTGACGAGATGCGCCGCGGCATGGAGGAGGCGGTGCGGACCGGGCAGATGAAGGCCGAAGACCTTCCCGATTTCGAGGACGGTTCCGAATTCGGCAAGCCGGAGGCGATCCTGACGGCGAGGGTCGACGTCACCGCGTACCTGCCTGCCAAGCGGGCCGCGATGCGCGCGCACGCCAGTCAGATCAGCGAGGACTCGTTCTTCCTGGCGATGCCCGACGAGGCTTTCGCGCAGGCGTTCGGCGTCGAGTGGTTCATCCGTGCCGGGCAGGGGCCGGGCATCACGGAGACCGACCTCATGGCGGGTCTCTGA
- a CDS encoding alpha/beta fold hydrolase — protein sequence MKNRDGYFPFELELEPECLGLVRGAASTTFGELHYVRTAEEARSGTQVTLFVHGVANDWSTWTPLLRQAEKDGVDLGDVILVDLPGFGESQNRKSDLESGEVGRVLMELVADCGYHSCRLVGHSMGGFLVLDMAGRGDDRIRSVHLVAGAYFSVIETVQNPLRSLVLLKKVAIAYWMQSVLAALGRPGLRMVKVGSAIGLLPLALNGFLAHPWGIGKSFRKSLVKGMRPDQFVLAAQNGLDYDPDQHWSEISCPIHAAFGVEDKLVPPRDMVRLAAICESAKTVLVGDSAHFPHVERPRETLAVLFETALS from the coding sequence ATGAAAAACCGGGACGGCTATTTCCCGTTCGAACTGGAACTGGAGCCGGAATGCCTCGGTCTGGTGCGCGGCGCCGCCTCCACCACGTTCGGGGAATTGCACTATGTGCGAACCGCCGAGGAGGCGAGATCCGGTACTCAGGTGACACTGTTCGTGCACGGGGTGGCCAACGATTGGTCGACCTGGACGCCGCTTTTGCGGCAAGCCGAGAAAGACGGTGTCGACCTTGGCGACGTCATCCTCGTCGACCTACCGGGATTCGGGGAATCCCAGAACCGCAAGTCCGATCTGGAAAGCGGTGAGGTGGGCCGGGTACTGATGGAACTGGTCGCCGATTGCGGCTATCACTCCTGCCGTCTGGTCGGGCACTCGATGGGCGGGTTCCTGGTGCTGGACATGGCAGGCCGGGGTGACGACCGGATCAGGTCCGTCCATCTGGTGGCGGGAGCGTACTTCTCCGTGATCGAAACGGTGCAGAACCCGTTGCGAAGCCTCGTTCTCCTGAAAAAGGTCGCCATCGCGTACTGGATGCAAAGCGTGCTGGCCGCGCTGGGAAGGCCGGGGCTGCGCATGGTCAAGGTCGGCAGCGCGATCGGTCTGCTCCCGCTGGCGCTCAACGGTTTCCTCGCTCATCCCTGGGGGATCGGCAAGAGCTTTCGCAAGTCGCTGGTCAAGGGGATGCGGCCGGATCAGTTCGTCCTCGCCGCGCAGAACGGCCTCGACTACGACCCCGATCAGCACTGGTCGGAGATCAGCTGTCCCATCCACGCGGCCTTCGGTGTCGAGGACAAATTGGTTCCGCCCCGTGACATGGTGCGCTTGGCCGCGATCTGCGAAAGTGCGAAAACGGTCCTTGTCGGTGACTCCGCTCATTTCCCGCATGTGGAGCGTCCTCGCGAGACCTTGGCCGTCCTGTTCGAGACGGCGCTGTCGTGA
- a CDS encoding ferredoxin: MSWKVEVDGNTCIGSGMCAALMPEVFELEGAVATVVKGEVDPDETVLDAADSCPAMAIEVMEKGEVIGPRP; this comes from the coding sequence ATGAGCTGGAAAGTCGAGGTCGATGGCAACACGTGCATCGGCTCGGGGATGTGCGCGGCGCTGATGCCGGAGGTCTTCGAACTCGAAGGCGCCGTGGCGACGGTGGTCAAGGGGGAGGTGGATCCGGACGAGACGGTGCTCGACGCGGCGGATTCCTGCCCCGCGATGGCCATCGAGGTGATGGAAAAGGGTGAGGTGATCGGGCCGAGGCCCTGA